A region from the Lolium perenne isolate Kyuss_39 chromosome 4, Kyuss_2.0, whole genome shotgun sequence genome encodes:
- the LOC127295229 gene encoding CDK5RAP1-like protein, translated as MAAPLAPLTAARLGRGLGQRHRVLLLASVRHYGALPAPLSVLAPRRRPPHPPPRHLTRSLAAATVVSEPQADLESVPATVSKGRIYHETYGCQMNVNDMEIVLSIMKKEGYNDIVPDPESAEIIFINTCAIRENAEQKVWQRLNYFWFLKRQWKANVAGGRSKSLRPPKIAVLGCMAERLKEKILDSDKMVDVVCGPDAYRDLPRLLQEVDYGQKGINTLLSLEETYADITPVRISDNSVTAFVSIMRGCNNMCSFCIVPFTRGRERSRPVSSVVREVGELWDAGVKEVMLLGQNVNSYNDTSEVEELEPGKNWQLSEGFSSRCKVKDMGSRFADLLDQLSLEYPEMRFRFTSPHPKDFPDELLYLMRDRHNICKQIHLPAQSGSTEVLERMKRGYTREAYLELVQKIRNVIPDVGLSSDFISGFCGETEDDHADTLSLVRAVGYDMAYMFSYSMREKTHAHRNYEDDVPADVKQRRLTELINTFRETTRKIYDSQVGTTQLVLVEGPNKRAPETELFGKTDRGHKVSFTSLPVPHTSEGDGARKPVVGDLVEVKILRSSTASLSGEPIARTSLGMYCKNHASDASAVAA; from the exons ATGGCGGCGCCGCTCGCCCCCCTCACCGCCGCCCGCCTCGGACGCGGCCTCGGCCAGCGCCACCGGGTGCTCCTCCTAGCCTCCGTCCGCCACTACGGCGCTCTCCCTGCTCCCCTTTCCGTTCTCGCCCCGCGGCGCCGGCCACCTCACCCGCCTCCTCGCCACCTCACCcgctccctcgccgccgccacggTCGTCTCTGAGCCCCAGGCAGA CTTAGAGTCTGTTCCAGCGACAGTAAGCAAGGGGCGCATCTACCATGAGACATACGGGTGCCAAATGAATGTAAACGATATGGAGATTGTGCTTTCGATCATGAAAAAAGAAGGGTACAATGACATTGTTCCTGACCCCGAAAGTGCAGAGATAATATTTATCAACACCTGTGCAATCCGTGAGAATGCAGAGCAGAAGGTTTGGCAGCGGCTTAACTACTTTTGGTTCCTGAAAAGGCAATGGAAAGCTAATGTTGCTGGAGGGAGATCAAAATCTCTGCGTCCACCCAAGATTGCTGTTCTTGGGTGCATGGCAGAGCGGTTGAAGGAGAAAATACTTGATTCAGATAAGATGGTTGATGTTGTCTGTGGACCGGATGCGTACAGGGACTTGCCTAGGTTGCTCCAGGAAGTCGATTATGGGCAGAAGGGTATAAACACACTCCTCTCACTTGAGGAGACTTATGCTGACATCACCCCAGTGAGGATTTCCGACAATTCGGTTACCGCGTTCGTTTCAATTATGAGGGGTTGTAATAATATGTGCTCGTTTTGCATTGTTCCCTTTACTAGGGGCAGGGAGAGGTCGCGCCCAGTATCGTCTGTTGTCCGAGAAGTTGGTGAGCTCTGGGATGCAGGTGTTAAAGAAGTAATGCTTCTTGGTCAGAATGTAAACAGTTATAATGACACTTCTGAAGTTGAGGAGTTGGAGCCTGGTAAAAACTGGCAGCTCAGCGAAGGATTTTCCAGCAGGTGCAAGGTGAAGGATATGGGGTCGCGTTTTGCTGATCTCCTGGATCAGCTGTCTCTGGAATACCCTGAGATGCGGTTCAGGTTTACCTCTCCACATCCAAAGGATTTCCCTGATGAGTTGCTATATTTGATGCGGGATAGGCACAACATCTGCAAACAAATTCACTTGCCAGCACAATCAGGCAGCACAGAGGTACTGGAACGAATGAAGCGGGGTTACACTCGAGAAGCATATTTGGAGCTTGTGCAAAAAATTCGTAATGTCATTCCAGATGTTGGGCTCAGCAGTGATTTCATAAGTG GCTTTTGTGGAGAGACAGAAGATGACCATGCCGACACTCTTAGCCTTGTAAGGGCTGTTGGATATGATATGGCTTACATGTTTTCATATAGCATGAGAGAGAAGACCCATGCTCACCGGAATTATGAGGATGATGTCCCGGCTGATGTTAAACAGAGGAGACTTACAGAGCTAATCAACACCTTCCGTGAAACCACAAGAAAGATCTATGACTCTCAGGTTGGCACAACACAACTTGTTCTAGTCGAAGGCCCCAATAAGCGAGCTCCTGAAACAGAGCTGTTTGGAAAAACAGATAGGGGGCACAAGGTCTCGTTTACCAGTCTCCCTGTACCGCACACATCTGAAGgtgacggtgctcgtaagccagtGGTTGGTGACCTTGTTGAGGTAAAAATTCTCAGGTCATCGACAGCATCATTATCTGGAGAGCCAATTGCGCGCACAAGCTTGGGCATGTACTGCAAGAATCATGCATCCGATGCATCTGCTGTTGCTGCCTAA
- the LOC127295230 gene encoding uncharacterized protein encodes MVTAAKPSPFVCFKWPWGPSPSPSATPSPSPCGDLELPWLFKSIHTVAQGLLIAGDLPSPSPSTASAGHGARLWKRHPGPAAVEADRGDSEQRALAAALVSGKAATVLEFYSPRCRLCSSLQGLVHELEGGDDACASFVLADAEDDRWLPELLHYDVRYVPCFVLLDKNGRALAKTGVPSSRQHVIAGLHHLLNMKQPSGLEGKKSRS; translated from the exons ATGGTCACCGCCGCCAAGCCCTCTCCCTTCGTCTGCTTCAAGTGGCCCTGGGGCCCCAGCCCTAGCCCTAGCGCCACCCCAAGCCCAAGCCCCTGTGGCGACCTCGAGCTCCCCTGGCTCTTCAAGTCCATCCACACCGTCGCGCAGGGCCTTCTCATCGCCGGCGacctcccctccccctccccaTCCACCGCAAGCGCCGGCCATGGGGCGAGGCTGTGGAAGCGTCACCCGGGACCCGCGGCGGTGGAGGCGGATCGCGGGGACTCGGAGCAGCGGGCGCTGGCGGCGGCGCTGGTGAGCGGGAAGGCGGCCACGGTGCTTGAGTTCTACTCGCCGCGGTGCCGCCTCTGCTCATCGCTGCAGGGCCTCGTGCACGAGCTCGAGGGCGGCGACGATGCCTGTGCGAGCTTCGTGCTCGCCGACGCCGAGGATGACCGGTGGCTCCCCGAG CTTCTGCATTATGATGTCAGATATGTTCCTTGCTTTGTGCTCCTGGACAAGAATGGTAGAGCTCTAGCGAAGACTGGAGTTCCAAGTAGCAGGCAGCACGTTATTGCtggccttcatcatcttcttaaCATGAAGCAACCATCTGGGCTGGAAGGAAAGAAGAGTCGGTCATGA
- the LOC127295228 gene encoding SEC1 family transport protein SLY1 yields MALSLRKKQLDLITRMLHLNQQQSSPAGGGEGEEEAYKILVVDGPCISLLSPVLRVGDLRKHGVTLHLNIHKARQQVADAPAVYLVRPTPANADRIAADAAAGLYASFHVNFSTSVPRPVLERLASATAASRSAHRVARVADQYLDFVCLEDNLFSLAQPRAYVALNDPAAADADITSVVDAIALGLFCVAATLGAVPIIRCAAGGPAEMVAAALDARLRDHLLAKPNLFTEAAASSFQRPVLCLFDRNFELSVGIQHDWRYRPLVHDVLSLKLNKLKLPTEKYDLDDSDPFWVANSWSEYPEVPKEIAAQLAKYKQDVDEVNQRTGGGRDGVEFDGTDLIGNTKHLMNAVNSLPELTERKKVIDKHTNIATALLAQIKKRSLSDYCDCEHDMLRKGIVDRKTLFSLLSGEGTKEDKLRLAVTYLLSFEAPPPSELEQVEAALRESEVDMSAFLYVKRIKSLNTQFSAAPSTASRNSIVNWAVSAVTDGVKNYLSDERQVALTRTVEALMEGKPNPEVDNYLLFDPRAPRSGTGGQFRGPFREAIVFMIGGGNYAEYRSLIEPGQSSQSSKHVIYGATEILSGVEFIQQLAELGEKAGLGSGSSNLTSQ; encoded by the exons ATGGCGCTCAGCCTACGCAAGAAGCAGCTCG ATTTGATCACGCGGATGCTTCACCTGAACCAGCAGCAGTCGTCgccggccggcggcggcgagggggaggaggaggcgtACAAGATCCTGGTGGTGGACGGCCCTTGCATCTCGCTCCTGTCGCCGGTGCTCCGCGTTGGTGACCTCCGCAAGCACGGCGTTACCCTCCACCTCAACATCCACAAGGCGCGGCAGCAGGTCGCCGACGCGCCCGCGGTCTACCTCGTCCGCCCCACGCCCGCCAATGCCGACCGCATCGCCGCCGACGCTGCCGCGGGGCTCTACGCCTCGTTCCACGTCAACTTCTCCACGTCCGTCCCCCGGCCCGTCCTGGAGCGcctcgcctccgccaccgccgcgTCGCGCTCGGCGCACCGTGTGGCGCGTGTCGCGGACCAGTACCTTGACTTCGTCTGCCTCGAGGACAACCTCTTCTCGCTCGCCCAGCCGCGCGCCTACGTCGCCCTCAACGACCCTGCCGCTGCCGATGCGGACATCACTTCAGTCGTCGACGCCATTGCGCTCGGCCTCTTCTGTGTCGCCGCCACACTAGGCGCTGTGCCCATTATCAGGTGCGCCGCGGGCGGGCCTGCTGAGATGGTTGCTGCTGCTCTGGATGCCCGTCTCCGGGATCACCTCCTAGCCAAGCCAAATCTTTTCACCGAGGCTGCGGCCTCATCGTTCCAGCGGCCGGTCCTATGCCTGTTTGACAGGAATTTTGAGTTGTCGGTGGGGATACAACACGATTGGAGATACCGCCCGTTGGTCCATGATGTGCTCAGCTTGAAGCTCAACAAGCTGAAGCTGCCAACAGAGAAGTATGATCTGGATGACTCTGACCCATTTTGGGTGGCAAACAGCTGGTCTGAATACCCCGAAGTGCCCAAAGAAATTGCAGCACAGCTCGCCAAGTACAAGCAGGATGTAGATGAGGTGAACCAGCGCACGGGTGGTGGTAGGGATGGGGTTGAGTTTGATGGAACAGATCTTATTGGCAACACCAAGCACCTGATGAATGCGGTCAACTCGCTCCCAGAGCTGACAGAACGGAAGAAGGTGATCGATAAACACACAAATATTGCAACTGCATTGCTTGCGCAGATCAAGAAGAGGTCTCTGAGTGATTACTGTGATTGTGAGCATGATATGCTTCGGAAGGGTATTGTGGATCGGAAGACGCTGTTCAGCCTCCTCAGTGGGGAGGGCACCAAGGAGGATAAGCTCCGGCTGGCTGTCACCTACCTGCTATCATTTGAGGCACCACCGCCATCTGAACTAGAGCAGGTTGAGGCCGCGCTGCGGGAGTCAGAAGTAGATATGTCTGCATTCCTGTATGTGAAGAGGATAAAGTCGCTGAACACACAGTTTTCTGCTGCACCAAGCACAGCAAGCAGGAACTCCATTGTTAATTGGGCGGTTAGTGCTGTGACCGACGGTGTGAAGAATTACTTATCGGATGAGAGGCAGGTGGCTCTGACTAGGACAGTTGAAGCCCTGATGGAAGGGAAACCAAACCCAGAGGTGGACAACTACCTATTGTTTGATCCACGGGCCCCTAGATCAGGAACTGGTGGGCAGTTTAGAGGACCCTTCAGAGAAGCGATTGTTTTCATGATTGGTGGTGGAAACTACGCCGAGTACAGGAGTTTAATTGAGCCAGGGCAGAGCTCACAGTCTTCCAAGCATGTCATATATGGAGCAACAGAGATTCTCAGCGGGGTGGAATTTATTCAGCAACTCGCGGAATTGGGAGAGAAAGCGGGATTGGGTAGTGGCAGCAGCAACCTAACATCACAGTAG